The genomic stretch GGCGAGACGAAACCGCAGGACTGGCAAACGAATCTGCTCTTTTGCTTTTTCCCTTCACTCATGCACTGGTCCCCAGCCAAGGGAGAACCGCACCTGTGGAGAACGCCGCGGAGCGCGGGCACGACAGAGAAACAATACCACACGGAGCAGATACTTCTAACGCTGGCAACCTTTTAAGGTTTCCGGATATTGTCTTTCCCGTCTCTATTTCGATTTGTACGCCGATGGCGCGCACTCTCGTACGAGCGAGTTGCTCGCGCCTTGAACGAAACCGATTTGTCTCCTCCGCCGCCCAGAAGGCGGAGACGGTCTTGCACGGGTCCCATGGGAACCCTGCTGTGCGCTCCTAACTGCCCGTTCTCAATGTGTGCCGGTCCGCTCACCTCCTCCTCGTTGGTGGACCCACTGATTGGCCTTGAGCGACCTGACCGGCTCTTGCAGCACCCGTCCGTTTGCTGCCACTGCGTTCGGTCCGGCTGCACGCGCCCTGGTCCTCGCCCTTGGACCGCAATCTCACGGAGTTGAGCACACGAGTCAAGGACTCATCTCGCACACACTGTGCGTCACGTGATCAGAAACAAGGGGCCAAGGTGTGTGTTACCTTTCCCTTGTGTGGTATTCGAGATGTACCAGCCCGTGCTTGAGCCGCTGCGCCTGCGCTCGATTTGCCTCGGGGAGGCTGCCACGGTGTGAAGCAGGCCGAGGCCTTAGAAAGGTGTGCGCCCTCTGTGCGTGTCTTCCGCACGTGACCTTGCGCTACTGCGGAGGTCCTGAATCTCGAATGCAAGAAACCATGGGCCGCGTCTGGAGCTCGGACGCTGACTGTCCACCAAGTCTCCGGTGCTACCGACTAGGTGCAGGAGTAGGTTTTGGCCCCCGTAGAATGCGGCTGCGGACCCTGCAGGCCGGTTTAGGAGTCCACGCGCCAAGAATGCTCCGTGAGCCGCAGCCAAAAGCTCGCGACGCAGGGTGCGCCTTTACAGAAGGCGCCCAAGCCAAAATAGGGAAAATATTGCAGAAAATCAAGTCATTTTTTCCCGGGGTCGCTGGTTGCGTCGCTATTGGCCTAAAACAGTTCCTCCAGCTCCTCTATCGCAGGCGGGCGGGTCAAATCAATCAGGTAAAGCTGGAATACACGTGTGCGATCAGAGTGGAACACGATGCGGTCCCCCTCCGGCGAAAAGCGCGGATGTCCATCGATGGCCTCATCGTCGGTCAGGCGAAGCAAAGCTGTGCCGTCCCGTGCCATGAGAAAGAGATCGTAGCGACCGTTGTCCTTCGCGGCAAAGACGATTTGTTTGCCATCGGGTGAGTAGCAAGGGGATGCTTTCGCACCCAGAGCGTCAGTGAGGATGCTTATGCGACCAGTGCGTAATTCCAACTCGCAAAGAAGGGACCGGCCATTTTCCTCTTGGACGAAAAGCAAAAAGGCACCGTCAGGCGACACTGCTGGCCCGAAGGAATCGACATCCGGGCCAGTCACTGGCCGAGTGGTACGACGCGTCAGATCCAGTGCCATCAAAGTACGCCGCTTTTCGCTTTGCGCACTGACGAAAAACAGGGTATGGCCTTGGGGATCCAGCACGGGGTGAAAGTCGTCCGTATGCGTGGTGGTCAAACGCTTGACCTGGCTCTTGTCCAACGCGTAGAGGTATATCTCGCGCTGCTGCAGTCTGGGGTCCGCAAAGGGCTCGCTGTCTCGCGTGGAGGTGAAGACCAGTACACTGCCGTCGTGGGAAACAAACGGGGCCTCATCTCTGCCAGGGTGGTCGGTCAGGCGGGTCAAAGCACCTGTGCGAATATTCAGCACATACAGGTCCCAGTTACCACCCCGGTTGGATTGCAAGGCCAACCGCTGACCGTCGGGGAACCAGCTGGCAAAGGCGTGGTGATATCGTCCGGTGGTGAGCTGCTCGATGTGGAACGGCCGACCCAACTCGCGAGCCAGGCGCGCCAAGAGCTCACTACCGGCCGGAGAGCGGACCGCCCGAAGGATGAGGTTTTTTCCTTCACTATGTAATCCTAGGGTCCTCAGGGTTTGGCCCTTTTCGTAAAGAGCAGGGGGATATTCAGGCGCTCGCTTTAGGGCGCTGTCAAACTGCGCCACCGCCTGGCGGAGTTGGCCGAGGCGGGCGTAGGCCACGCCGAGTCTGACTCGCGCATCGACATCTTCCGGCGCAAGCTTGACTGAGAGGACAAGTTCGTTCAGCGAAGTTCCGGTTCCTCCGTGCTGGGGCTGTCGCGATGCGCAACCTGTGACAAACAGGGCCAAGACCAGGCAGAGATACCTTCCCATCAAAACAACTCCTCGGCGTTCATAGACCCAATTCCGCGCACACGGTGAGATCATGGAAGTGCTTCCACCAGCCGGTCAATGTCCTCCGCGTTGTTGTAGAAGTGGGGCGAAATCCTGATTAGCCCATTCCTCTCGGAGGTCACCACCTTTTTCTCCAGCAGCTGCTCATAAACCATACGCGCAGGAACGCGCCGATGCCGAAAACTGA from candidate division KSB1 bacterium encodes the following:
- a CDS encoding tetratricopeptide repeat protein, with product MGRYLCLVLALFVTGCASRQPQHGGTGTSLNELVLSVKLAPEDVDARVRLGVAYARLGQLRQAVAQFDSALKRAPEYPPALYEKGQTLRTLGLHSEGKNLILRAVRSPAGSELLARLARELGRPFHIEQLTTGRYHHAFASWFPDGQRLALQSNRGGNWDLYVLNIRTGALTRLTDHPGRDEAPFVSHDGSVLVFTSTRDSEPFADPRLQQREIYLYALDKSQVKRLTTTHTDDFHPVLDPQGHTLFFVSAQSEKRRTLMALDLTRRTTRPVTGPDVDSFGPAVSPDGAFLLFVQEENGRSLLCELELRTGRISILTDALGAKASPCYSPDGKQIVFAAKDNGRYDLFLMARDGTALLRLTDDEAIDGHPRFSPEGDRIVFHSDRTRVFQLYLIDLTRPPAIEELEELF